From a single Candidatus Desulfatibia profunda genomic region:
- the lspA gene encoding signal peptidase II — MLLSELRAKYQKLAVVAGAVIVFDQITKAVILNNLPLYNSVAVIPGLFSLTHIHNPGGAFGFLASQSSNVRNTIFILIATLAVGLIFYFYRQTPKTHPLLASGFALIFGGALGNLIDRLRFGKVVDFLDFYIGNYHWPAFNVADSAISVGVTIFLFHIIFKNLPE; from the coding sequence ATGTTACTATCAGAACTCAGGGCCAAATATCAAAAACTTGCTGTCGTTGCCGGTGCAGTCATCGTTTTTGACCAGATAACCAAGGCCGTGATCTTAAATAACCTGCCGTTATACAACTCTGTGGCGGTCATACCGGGATTGTTCAGCCTCACTCATATTCACAATCCAGGCGGTGCCTTCGGTTTTTTAGCGTCTCAAAGTTCAAATGTCCGCAACACAATTTTTATTTTAATTGCAACCCTGGCCGTTGGTTTGATATTTTATTTTTATCGGCAGACACCCAAGACACATCCCTTGCTTGCATCCGGTTTTGCCTTGATTTTCGGGGGCGCCCTGGGCAACCTGATCGACAGGCTTCGTTTCGGAAAGGTGGTTGACTTTTTAGACTTTTACATCGGAAACTACCATTGGCCCGCGTTTAATGTCGCCGACAGTGCCATTTCCGTCGGAGTCACAATTTTTTTATTTCATATTATCTTTAAGAACCTACCGGAATGA
- the ileS gene encoding isoleucine--tRNA ligase — translation MDYKKTLNLPVTEFPMKASLVTREPEQLKQWEEFGLYDKIRTVSVGRKRFILHDGPPYANGHIHIGTALNKILKDIIVRSRQMSGYDAVYVPGWDCHGLPIEHNVDKEIGPKKLQMSQSEFRGLCRAYAEKYIDIQREEFKRLGVLGEWDNPYLTMNPRYEAVIARECCTFALQGSLFRSKKPIHWCCSCQTALAEAEIEYFDETSPSIFVKFLLKDDLSREISELAGKNVFVVIWTTTPWTIPANLAIALHPDFVYAAVETKNGEVFILARELVEICMHTFGISDFTILTDIKAGVLERKKCIHPLYDRESLIILGSHVTLDAGTGCVHTAPGHGRDDYEAGLLYGLDVYSPVDNRGCFTETVDFFKNQFVFNANKEITSKLRETGSLMFQDEIEHSYPHCWRCKRPVIFRATPQWFISMDETGLRQKSLEEIDKVTWIPRWGRDRIYGMIENRPDWCISRQRAWGVPITVFYCEKCEALHMNQNIVDQIFTRFETHGADIWFEEGVEEFLPQGTACSKCGHQTFVKEADILDVWFESGVSHAAVLEDREYLRWPADLYLEGSDQHRGWFHSSLLAAVGTRGRAPYKSVLTHGFVVDANGKKMSKSLGNVIAPEEVINKHGAEILRLWVAAADYKDDIRISENILKQFSDAYRKIRNTSRFMLGNLNDFNPEKQMVAYESMAEIDRFALHRLQVLIQRSLKAYEDYEFHIIYHALYNYCVLDLSAFYLDILKDRLYTSGPESMQRKSAQTVMYIISDSIARLMAPILAFTAEEIWRFMPERSEKEPSVHLASLPVVNPAWMDAELAEKWGRLLDLRGEVTKALEEARVKKRIGHSLDAAVTIYTGQKLYDALYPYRNELRTVFIVSSAAVVRGEQPAGAFTSSDIDGLSILVEPATDDKCARCWIHDPYVGTSTQHPTICGRCENVLKQMI, via the coding sequence ATGGACTACAAGAAGACACTTAACCTGCCGGTGACAGAGTTCCCCATGAAAGCCAGCCTGGTAACGCGTGAGCCTGAGCAGTTAAAGCAATGGGAAGAATTTGGTTTATATGATAAGATCCGAACCGTTTCCGTGGGCCGCAAGCGGTTCATCCTGCATGACGGACCTCCCTATGCCAACGGCCACATTCATATCGGCACCGCCCTGAATAAGATCTTAAAGGATATTATTGTTCGTTCGCGCCAGATGTCCGGTTATGATGCCGTTTACGTGCCGGGCTGGGATTGCCACGGACTTCCCATCGAACATAATGTCGACAAAGAAATCGGGCCCAAAAAGCTGCAAATGTCCCAGTCCGAATTCCGCGGATTGTGCCGGGCATATGCTGAAAAATATATCGATATTCAACGTGAAGAGTTCAAGCGCTTGGGTGTCCTGGGGGAGTGGGATAATCCTTATTTGACGATGAACCCCCGGTACGAAGCCGTCATCGCTCGTGAATGCTGCACGTTTGCACTTCAGGGGAGCCTGTTTAGGAGCAAAAAACCGATCCACTGGTGCTGCAGTTGCCAAACCGCTCTGGCCGAAGCGGAAATCGAATATTTTGATGAAACATCCCCTTCGATTTTTGTCAAGTTCCTCTTAAAAGACGATTTGAGCCGTGAAATTTCCGAACTGGCCGGTAAAAACGTTTTTGTAGTTATCTGGACAACAACGCCCTGGACGATTCCGGCCAACCTGGCCATCGCCCTGCATCCGGATTTTGTTTATGCGGCCGTGGAGACGAAAAACGGCGAAGTGTTTATTCTGGCAAGGGAGCTTGTCGAAATTTGTATGCATACCTTTGGTATTTCGGATTTCACGATTCTAACCGACATTAAAGCCGGTGTGCTTGAACGCAAAAAATGCATCCATCCGCTCTATGACCGCGAGTCTCTGATTATCCTTGGTTCGCATGTCACCCTGGATGCCGGCACCGGTTGTGTCCATACCGCGCCCGGTCATGGCCGGGACGATTATGAGGCAGGCCTTTTATACGGTTTGGATGTCTACTCGCCGGTTGATAACCGCGGCTGTTTTACCGAGACGGTCGATTTTTTTAAAAACCAGTTCGTTTTCAACGCCAACAAAGAGATCACGTCCAAGCTCCGGGAAACAGGGTCTCTGATGTTCCAAGATGAAATCGAACATTCTTATCCCCATTGCTGGCGATGTAAAAGGCCGGTTATTTTTCGGGCCACCCCCCAGTGGTTTATTTCCATGGATGAAACCGGACTAAGGCAAAAGTCCCTCGAAGAAATCGACAAGGTAACGTGGATACCGCGCTGGGGTCGTGATCGCATTTACGGCATGATCGAGAACCGGCCGGACTGGTGTATTTCCCGGCAGCGCGCCTGGGGTGTGCCCATAACCGTCTTTTATTGTGAAAAATGCGAAGCCCTGCATATGAATCAAAACATCGTCGATCAAATTTTTACCCGGTTCGAGACCCATGGTGCCGATATCTGGTTTGAAGAAGGGGTTGAAGAATTCCTGCCTCAAGGTACGGCATGCTCCAAGTGCGGTCATCAAACCTTTGTAAAAGAGGCCGACATTCTGGACGTGTGGTTCGAATCCGGGGTCAGCCATGCGGCCGTACTTGAAGATCGCGAATATTTGAGGTGGCCGGCCGATCTGTATCTGGAAGGCAGCGATCAGCACCGCGGATGGTTTCACAGCTCTTTGCTGGCAGCCGTGGGTACCAGGGGGAGGGCTCCCTACAAATCCGTATTGACCCATGGATTTGTCGTCGACGCGAACGGAAAGAAAATGTCCAAGTCCCTTGGGAATGTTATCGCCCCCGAAGAGGTTATCAACAAGCATGGCGCCGAAATTCTGCGTCTCTGGGTGGCGGCAGCGGACTACAAGGATGATATCCGAATTTCCGAGAATATTTTAAAACAGTTCAGTGATGCCTACCGCAAAATCAGAAATACCAGCAGATTCATGCTCGGGAATTTAAATGATTTTAATCCTGAAAAACAGATGGTTGCCTATGAATCGATGGCGGAAATTGACAGATTCGCTCTCCACAGGCTCCAGGTGTTGATCCAGCGGTCTTTAAAAGCCTATGAGGACTATGAGTTTCATATCATTTATCATGCGCTGTATAACTATTGTGTTCTCGATCTTTCGGCGTTTTATCTCGATATTCTTAAAGACCGGCTGTATACATCCGGGCCGGAATCTATGCAAAGAAAAAGTGCTCAGACCGTCATGTACATTATTTCAGACTCCATAGCCAGGCTGATGGCGCCGATACTTGCGTTTACGGCCGAAGAAATCTGGCGATTTATGCCGGAGCGTTCGGAAAAAGAGCCGAGTGTTCATTTGGCTTCTCTGCCCGTCGTGAATCCGGCCTGGATGGATGCAGAACTGGCCGAAAAATGGGGCCGTTTGCTCGACCTGCGCGGCGAAGTCACGAAAGCCCTTGAGGAAGCCAGGGTCAAAAAGCGCATCGGTCATTCCCTTGATGCCGCCGTTACGATTTACACCGGTCAAAAATTGTATGACGCTCTTTACCCGTACCGCAATGAATTGAGAACCGTTTTTATTGTTTCCAGTGCTGCCGTGGTTCGGGGAGAGCAGCCTGCCGGTGCTTTTACAAGTTCTGATATCGACGGGTTGTCGATTCTGGTTGAACCTGCGACGGATGATAAATGTGCCCGGTGCTGGATACATGATCCGTATGTTGGCACCAGTACGCAGCATCCTACAATTTGCGGCCGCTGTGAGAATGTATTGAAACAGATGATTTAA
- a CDS encoding DUF4398 domain-containing protein, translated as MAVKKSICLGVVCGLLLIFSFAEPIRGQDLSAAQEQEYLDAQKALKAARNAQAEKYSADNLKKAEDFLSQADSIRTLKDKSEFAQASHLARVYAELAEALAELKAEEEKLAATNEELLKIKDEIERLKEGQ; from the coding sequence ATGGCAGTGAAAAAATCCATTTGCCTGGGGGTTGTCTGCGGACTTCTCCTTATCTTTTCCTTTGCGGAACCGATTCGGGGGCAGGACCTTTCTGCTGCCCAGGAGCAGGAATATCTCGATGCCCAAAAGGCTCTGAAAGCCGCCAGGAATGCCCAGGCGGAGAAATATTCAGCCGATAACCTGAAAAAAGCCGAGGATTTTCTGAGCCAGGCCGACAGCATTCGCACCTTAAAGGATAAGTCAGAATTCGCCCAGGCTTCCCATCTGGCACGTGTTTACGCAGAGTTGGCCGAGGCGCTGGCAGAGCTCAAAGCAGAAGAAGAGAAACTGGCAGCAACAAACGAAGAATTGCTCAAAATCAAAGACGAAATCGAGCGGCTGAAAGAGGGTCAATAG
- a CDS encoding OmpA family protein gives MDDKKRLICNAVLMGFMVISVLLPLSARGAENAAMVIEQAKAAIEQARQAGAEKKAPDVLSQAKSWLSQAEKEYADSQSILSRTMKMVVSNEVKSREISYLATMAMTKGLIAEAKSKKITVAEELKGAQKDLADYRTSLEVLNRKLAEAEAAKEVQAKAEAELKDLEQAKQKAVELEAQKRMELEDVQRKSAEIEALKQQDRLQEAQRVAAREKELAEARIRTEKLALQKEKDDAELKAKEQQMAMERQKMEAMQKKMAALEKEKAMLADAAKIPQTTVKSTDREIVISLPTINIFSSKNEIHSQGKAILDEVGAYLKKYSIGKIAIRSYTDSTGTAAVNQSLSEKRAQKVKEYIVVYQNISSAEVTVEGFGSTQPVASNSTEAGRALNRRVEIGIPTSK, from the coding sequence ATGGACGACAAAAAAAGACTCATATGTAACGCGGTATTGATGGGTTTTATGGTCATATCGGTCCTTCTGCCGTTGTCCGCCCGAGGTGCGGAAAACGCCGCTATGGTGATTGAGCAAGCCAAAGCGGCAATCGAACAGGCTCGACAGGCCGGCGCGGAGAAAAAAGCCCCGGATGTCCTGTCCCAGGCTAAATCCTGGTTGTCCCAGGCCGAAAAGGAGTACGCCGACTCCCAATCCATCTTGTCCAGAACCATGAAGATGGTCGTATCGAATGAAGTCAAGTCCCGGGAAATCAGCTATCTGGCCACCATGGCCATGACCAAAGGCCTGATTGCCGAGGCAAAATCCAAAAAGATTACGGTTGCCGAGGAATTGAAAGGTGCTCAGAAGGATCTGGCGGATTACCGGACCTCCCTGGAGGTTCTCAACCGGAAGTTGGCGGAAGCCGAGGCGGCCAAAGAGGTTCAGGCCAAGGCAGAGGCCGAGCTGAAAGATTTGGAGCAGGCCAAACAGAAAGCCGTGGAACTTGAGGCCCAAAAGAGAATGGAGTTGGAGGATGTACAGCGGAAGTCCGCGGAAATCGAAGCCTTAAAGCAGCAAGATCGCCTGCAGGAAGCCCAGAGGGTTGCCGCAAGGGAGAAAGAGCTGGCCGAGGCCAGAATAAGGACGGAGAAGCTGGCATTACAGAAAGAGAAGGATGATGCGGAGCTAAAGGCCAAGGAACAGCAGATGGCGATGGAAAGGCAGAAGATGGAGGCCATGCAAAAGAAAATGGCCGCGCTGGAAAAGGAAAAAGCGATGCTCGCCGATGCCGCCAAGATCCCCCAGACTACCGTAAAATCGACCGACAGGGAAATTGTGATCAGTCTGCCGACGATCAACATCTTTTCCTCCAAGAACGAAATTCACTCCCAGGGTAAGGCCATCCTGGACGAGGTGGGAGCTTATTTAAAAAAATATTCGATCGGAAAGATCGCCATCCGGAGTTATACGGACAGCACCGGCACGGCGGCCGTAAATCAATCGCTCTCCGAAAAGCGCGCCCAGAAGGTGAAGGAATACATAGTAGTTTATCAGAACATCTCCTCTGCCGAAGTAACGGTTGAAGGGTTTGGTTCAACCCAGCCGGTGGCGAGCAACTCCACGGAAGCGGGCCGGGCACTGAATCGCAGGGTGGAGATCGGCATCCCCACAAGCAAATAA
- a CDS encoding HNH endonuclease, which yields MTQCILLNADYTFLNVVNWKRAMCLMAKGKVQVLRHSERIVRTAEGIIVKIPAVMKLIKLIRALYVNRVPFSKKNVLVRDGFQCAYCGTERQKLTIDHIIPKSKGGKATFENCVTSCKPCNNVKGDRTPREAKMFLRVKAYQPTISEFLRLKVKKLGIKDVLKDLGIY from the coding sequence ATGACTCAGTGCATTTTGTTGAATGCAGACTATACGTTTTTAAATGTAGTCAACTGGAAGCGCGCAATGTGCCTGATGGCAAAGGGCAAGGTTCAGGTTCTAAGGCACTCTGAAAGAATCGTCAGAACTGCTGAAGGCATCATCGTTAAAATTCCGGCCGTGATGAAGCTGATAAAACTCATCCGGGCCCTTTATGTCAATCGAGTGCCGTTCAGCAAAAAGAATGTTCTTGTCAGAGATGGTTTCCAGTGTGCCTATTGCGGCACGGAAAGGCAAAAATTGACCATTGACCATATCATCCCCAAATCCAAAGGCGGCAAGGCCACCTTTGAAAACTGCGTGACGTCCTGTAAGCCGTGCAACAATGTAAAAGGTGACCGAACCCCCAGAGAAGCGAAGATGTTTCTCAGAGTGAAGGCTTATCAACCCACCATTTCGGAATTTTTGCGATTGAAGGTCAAAAAGCTTGGTATCAAAGATGTTTTAAAAGATTTGGGAATTTACTGA